From bacterium:
GCCTGGAACAGGTGCTCGGCCACCACCAGGTCGAGCACCGAATCCCCCAGGAACTCCAGGCGCTCGTTGCTCTCCAGGTGCGGCCGTCCGCTGCCGTTGATGTACGACAGATGCGAAAGAGCCGTCTCGAGTCGGTTGATATCCTTGAACGAATACCCGAGGCTCTTCTCAAGACGGCTCAATTTCTTTCTTCTAACTCTTCCGGGTCCTTTCCAGCCGAAAAGCGAAAGCAGCAATTTCAGTGGGTTGACCCGCATGTTTACACCGCTCCGCGGCTGCTCAGATTTTCCTGAAAGCCAGTGAAACGTTGTGACCACCGAACCCGAACGAATTGCTCAGGGCCGCCCGTATGGTCAGGCTGCGCTTCTGGTTGGGGCAGTAGTCCAGGTCGCATTTCGGGTCGGGATTGCGGTAGTTGATGGTCGGGGGAACGATCCCGTGATAGATCGACAGGGAGGTGAAAATCGCCTCCACGCCGCCGGCGGCGCCCAGAAGGTGGCCGGTCATGGACTTGGTGGAGCTTACCACCAGGCCGTTTTTCGCCCGCGCGCCGAACACGTTGCGGATCGCCAAGCTTTCGATCTGGTCGTTGTGCTCGGTCGAGGTGCCGTGGGCGTTGATGTAGTCGACATCGTCCACACTCAGCCCACCCTCGCGCATGGCGGCTGCCATGGCGCGGCTGGCGCCGTTTCCGTCCTCGGCCGGGGCGGTGATATGATAGGCATCGCCCGTATTGCCCACTCCGACCACCTCGGCATAGATCCTCGCGCCGCGCTTGACCGCATGCTCGTATTCCTCGATCAGGACCACGCCCGAGCCATCCCCCAGCACGAACCCGTCCCGGGTGACATCGAACGGACGCGAGGCGCCCTGCGGGTCATCGTTCCGGGTGGACAGGGCCTTGCAGGCGTTGAACCCGCCCAGGCCCATCGGGGTGATCGAGCACTCGGTGCCGCCGGCCAGCATCATGTCCGACTCACCGTAGCGGATCGAGCGGAACGCCGCTCCGATCGCATGCCCGGCCGAGGCGCAGGCCGATACGGTGCAGAAATTGGGGCCTTTGGCCTGCACGTGGATCGAGACATAGCCCGCGGCCATGTCCGAAATCATCATCGGTACGTAGAACGGGCTGATCCGCCCCGGCCCTCCGGCCAGATAGCGGTTGTGCTGGGCCTCGTGGGTTTCCAGCCCGCCGATCCCGGAGCCGATAATGACCCCGAAACGCTCCTGCTCAGCCGGGTCACTCACCTGCTCGATCCCTGCATCACGCAGGGCCATCGTGCTGGCGGCCACGGCATACTGGACGAACCGGTCGGTACGCTTGGTCTCCTTGCGGTCCATGAACAACTCGGGATTGAAACCCTTGATCTCACCGGCAAAATGTGTATCGAACGCGCTCGCATCGAACGTGGTTATCGGGCCGATCCCGCTGCGGCCCTCCAACAGGCCCTGCCAGGTGGTCTCAACATCGTTGCCGAGCGGGGTCACGGCTCCCACTCCGGTGACTACTACTCTTCTTGTCATCATCGGTTCTCGGTTGTTCGAATTCTCACAATACAACATCCCACTACGACTGGAGGGAGTTGTCAAAATCCACGGGTCACTCCGAAGGGCGGCCACGAGACTCGATCGGCGCGCAGCAAATCGTGCGCCCGTATCTCCCGGAGCCGGGCAGACAGACAGAAGGCCGGCCGTGTATGCATCGAGCCGGCCTTCTGTCTATGTCCTCATTCCTGGACCAGTCAGTTAGACTTGGAGGCGAGTTTCTCTTCCAGGTACTTGATCGCCGAGCCGACCGTGGTCAGCTTTTCTGCTTCCTCATCCGGGATCTCGAGGTCGAACTCTTCCTCGAAATCCATCACCAGCTCGACCGTGTCGAGGCTGTCGGCGCCCAGATCCTCAACAAACGAGGCGTCATCAGTGACTTTTTCAGCATCCACGCCCAGCTTCTCGACGATGATTTCTTTCACCTTCTGCGCCAGGTCCGCCATAAAAATAACCTCCGGCTTTGGTTTTGTGGGTATGAACAATGAAAATTGTATTCAAGCTGCTTGACAGCTAACACTGTTTACTACATCACCATTCCGCCATCCACCTGAATCACCTGCCCGGTAAGATAGGAGGAGTCCGGGCCGACCAGGAACGCGATGGCGGCAGCCACATCCGCAATCTGTCCGCCGCGACCGAGGGGGATAATCTTGTTCCAGCCGGCCTTGACCTCCTCCGGCAGATTGGCGGTCATCTCGGTCTCGATAAAGCCCGGGGCCACCGCGTTAACACAAACCCCGCGCGAGGCGAACTCCTTGGCCGCGCTCTTGGTCAGGCCGATCAACCCGGCTTTGGAGGCCGAGTAGTTAGCCTGCCCGGCATTGCCCATCAGACCGACAACGGACGATACATTGACGATCCGGCCCGAGCGCTGTTTCATCATCTGACGGCTGACCGCGCGGACAAAATTGAAACTGCCCGTCAGGTTCACCCGCAGCACCAGTTCCCAGTCCTCGGGCTTCATCCGCATGATCAGGTTGTCGCGGGTGATCCCGGCGTTGTTGATCAGGATGTCGAGACGGCCGTACTGCTCGACCACCTTGTCCACCACCGCCTGGGCCTGATCCGCATCGGACACGTTACAGGCGAGACCCATGTGCTTGCCCGGTCCACCGAGTCCGGCCGCGGTCTTCTCGGCCATGACGGCGTCGATATCCACCAGCACCGTGCTGGCTCCATCGGAGGCCAGCCGCTCGGCCACACCCTTGCCAATTCCACGTGCGCCGCCCGTGATCAGCGCGACTTGATTTTGTAAGACCATTTTAATATTACCCGTTAAAAAAGTAAAGGTTAAACCGCCGCTCAGCGATAAGATTCAAGCTGCTCCAGCGTTCCAACGCTTGTGGTTTCAAGCTCCCGCTCGATCCGGCGGCACAGTCCGGCCAGCACGTTGCCCGGCCCGACCTCGATGAATTTCCTTATTCCCATCCCGGATATCGTGTTGATCGAGGCGGTCCAGAGCACCGGGCTGACAATCTGGCGCACCAGCAGCTCGCGCAGGGTTTCCGGGTTCTCCTCGGCCGTTGCGGTGACATTGGGCACCACCGGGATACATCCGGCGTGGATATTGGCCGAGGCCAGGCGCTCGCGCATCGGGGCGGAGGCGTATTCCATCAGCGGTGAGTGGAACGCCCCGCTCACTTTCAGTTTCTTGGCCATCCGCGCCCCGGCTTTCTGGGCCGCTTCCAGCACCTTGTCCACCCCCTGCACGCTGCCGCTCACCACCACCTGGCCCGGAGCGTTCAGGTTGGCCGGCACCACGACCTCGCCGCTGTCGCGGCAGAGGCCCTCTATCACCGCGTTATCCAGACCGATCACCGCGGCCATCGCGCCGGGGGCCTTGTCACCGGCCGCCTGCATCAGACGGCCGCGCAGGCCCACCAGCCCGACAGCTTCCTCGAAATCCACGAACCCGGCCGCGGTCAGGGCGCTGTACTCGCCCAGGCTGTGACCGGCGGCCACCGCTGGCGCGAACCCGCGCTCGGCCAGGAGCCTGAACACGGCCACCGAGTGCACGAAAATGGCGGGCTGTGTCACCCGGGTCTGGGCCAGCTCCTCCTCGGGACCCTCGAAACAGAGCTTCGCCAGGTCGAAACCCAGCTTCTCCGAAGCCCGGCCAAACAACTCGCGCACCGGAGTGAACGCATCGAACAGATCACGGCCCATGCCCACGTACTGCGAACCCTGGCCTGGGAATATCACCGCTGTTTTAACTTCATCCGACATCCGAATTCCTCCGGGTGTTGTCAAACTCAAGAATCAACCGCGCAGCAGCACTCCACCCCAGGTGATTCCGCCGCCGAACGCCAGCATCAGCAGGAGCTTTTCGGCATCGATCAGGCCGCGGCTGCGCGCCTCGTGATAGGCAATCGGGATCGAGGCGGCCGAGGTGTTGCCGAAACGCTCGATGTTGACATAGACCTTACCCTCATCAATAGCCAGGCGCTTGACCAGCGACTGGATGATCCGGATATTGGCCTGGTGCGGGATAAGCAGATCGATGTCCGCAGAGGTAAGCTTGGCTTTCTGCAGGATCGTCTCCGCGGTTTCGACCATCGAACGCACGGCCACCTTGAACAGCTCGTTGCCGTTCATCTTGATGAAATGCATATGGTTGTCGACAGTCTCGTGCGAGGCCGGCAGATGAGTGCCGCCGGCGGGAAGGTTGAGCAGGCCGGAAAAGGTGCCGTCACTGCCCAGATGGCTCTCAAACATGCCTTTACCGTCCTCGGCCAGGCTGACCAGCATCGCCCCGGCCCCATCGCCGAAAATCACGCAGGTCGAGCGGTCGGTGTAATCGGTGATCTTGGTCAGGGTCTCGGCGCCCACGATCAGGGCCCGGCGGAAAAAACCGCTGCTGAGCATGGAAAAGGCAATGGTCAGACCGTAGAGGAAACCGCTGCACGCGGCCGAGATATCGAACGCCGTGGCGCGCGTGGCGCCCAGCTTGCTCTGGATCACACAGGCCGTGGAGGGAAACAGGTAATCCCCCGAGGCGGTGGCGACAATCAGCAGATCAATGTCCAGCGCGGTAATACCGGCCCGCTCCAGGGCCATGGCCGCGGCCTGGGCCCCCAGGTCGCTGGTGGAAATACCGGGTTCGCTGATCCGGCGCTCCTTGATGCCCGTGCGCGTAACAATCCACTCGTCCGAGGTGTCGACCATGCGCTCCAAGTCGGAGTTGGTCAGCACTTTTTCCGGCAATGCGATGCCGGTGGACAGAACCTTAAGATACTTTCCCATTCGTGCTGTTATCCATCTGGTAGTTGGCCGCCGATTCACGGATCAGCTCGTTGACATTCTTGATCACCGCCAGGCGGGCGGAGCGGATCGCGTTGCGGATCGCTCTCGGGCTGCTGCCGCCGTGGCAGATTATGGTCGTACCGTCGATTCCCAGGAGCGGCGCACCGCCGTACTCGGCATAATCGAAAGTCTTCTTCATCTGCTCGAACACCTGCTTCATCAGCAGGAACCCCAGGGCCGACATCGGGTTGGCCTTGATCTGGGTGCGCAACTGGTTCACGATCAGGCTGAGCACCTTTTCGCTCAGCTTGAGCACCACGTTGCCCACGAACCCGTCGCAGACCACCACATCGGCCAGGCCCTCGAAGATACCGCCACCCTCCACGTTGCCGATGAAATTGAGCGGGCTGTCGCTGAGCAGCTTGTGGGTCTCGATCGAGAGCTCATCGCCCTTGGAGGGTTCCTCGCCGATATTGAGCAGGCCGACCCGCGGGTTGGCCACTCCCAGCACTTTATGGGAATAGACCGCGCCCATCATGGCGAAATGCAACAGATGCAAAGGTTTGGAATCTACGTTGGCCCCGACGTCCAGAACCACGCAGGGCTTGTCCACGGTGGGGAAGACACTGCAGATACCCGGGCGGCTGATACCGCCGATCCGCCCGAGACCACGGAACGAGGCGGCCATCACCGCACCGGTGTTGCCGGCGCTCACGAACGCCTGGGCCTCCTTGCGCGCCACCAGGTCCACTCCCACCGAGATGGAGGAATTCTTTTTCTTGCGGAGGGCCACGGTCGGGCTCTCCCCCATCTCGACCACCTCGGGAGCATGCACCACCTGAATCCGGCCACGGTCGAACGAGCCGCTTTTCTCCAAGTGCTTCTGGATCAGGGCCTCATCGCCAACCAGCACCAGCTCGAAATCGGAATCGAGCTGCTCTATCGCCTCGACCGCTCCTTTAAGCGGTGCGACCGGATAGTGGTCTCCCCCCATGACATCCAGAACGATTTTCATTCGAAATGTTCCCGGTCCTTAAGCCTCGGTGCTCCGCCACCCGCGTCCGGGAGAGACGGATAAACGTGAACACCCGGCGCGGGTCGCGTTGCCGACAGCGCCGGGGTCCAGAATTGCCTTTCCGCCATTACTCCGATTTTGCCACCACTTCGCGGCCGTTGTAGTATCCGCAGTGCGGACACACGGTGTGCTGCGGCTTGCTCTGGCCGCAATGCGAACACAGGCTCGCGCCGATGGCTTCCAGCTTGAAATGGGTCCTTCTCTTGCGCTTGGCGGTCTTGGAGGTCCTTCTGCGTGGTACGGCCATGATTGTCTCTCCCCTCAAAGCTAACCGGCCGCTTTGTATTACGGCCGGTTTCCGTTTAACAGCACTTGCCTTGAAATGTCACTTGTCTTCTTTTTTTTTCAGCCCAAGCAGCTTGGCCCAGCGCGGGTCGTCGCTCTCGTGATGGCAACGGCAGGCCTCAACGTTCAGGTCGGCTCCACAGCCGGGGCACAGCCCGCGGCAACTCTCGGAGCAGAGCAGGAAATGCGGATAATCCAGGACCACCGCCTCGCGCACCAAGCTGGTCAGGTCGAGGCTGTCGCTGTCCGCGGCCAGGGGAATAATATCCTGCAGCTCGCGCTCCTCATCGTTCAGCTCGAGCCGCTCCAGAGCCTCGTTGAAAGCGAACATCCCCCGCACTTCCGGATTGCGCTCCACCGAAACGGGACGCAGGCAACGGCGGCACTCGGCGCTGACCCTGTAGCTCAGCGTGCCGTGCACGTAAAAACTCAGACGGTCCGTGGTGCTGACCCGTACATCCAGTTCCAGCGGGCCCTCGAACACCAACTCGGCCGGATCGGCGAACTGCAACTCAACCGGATCGACAGCCCCGGAGTTGCGGCACGACCCGCCGCGCAGCTTTTCAAGCTCTATTACAAGTACAGACATGTAAAATATCCTCAATCTTTTTTTAAGTCAAGTTAAAACAGTACTGGCAAGGCTTTGGACGTTTATTCCGTCCCGTAAGCCTCCGCCGACACACTGTTTATCGCCTCGGGAAGAACGCGAAGAAGCTCCGTGGCGCTGACACAATACTCACTAAGTTTCTTCGCAGCCAGGTCGGCGCACAGCCCGTGCAGGTACACCGCGCAGACCGCCGCCTCGAACGGCTCCAGCCCCTGGGCGAGCAGCCCCGCTATCATCCCGGTCAGGACATCTCCGCTGCCGCCCTTGGCCAGGGACGGCCCCCCGGTGGGATTTATCAC
This genomic window contains:
- the rpmF gene encoding 50S ribosomal protein L32, encoding MAVPRRRTSKTAKRKRRTHFKLEAIGASLCSHCGQSKPQHTVCPHCGYYNGREVVAKSE
- a CDS encoding acyl carrier protein, whose product is MADLAQKVKEIIVEKLGVDAEKVTDDASFVEDLGADSLDTVELVMDFEEEFDLEIPDEEAEKLTTVGSAIKYLEEKLASKSN
- the fabG gene encoding 3-oxoacyl-[acyl-carrier-protein] reductase, producing the protein MVLQNQVALITGGARGIGKGVAERLASDGASTVLVDIDAVMAEKTAAGLGGPGKHMGLACNVSDADQAQAVVDKVVEQYGRLDILINNAGITRDNLIMRMKPEDWELVLRVNLTGSFNFVRAVSRQMMKQRSGRIVNVSSVVGLMGNAGQANYSASKAGLIGLTKSAAKEFASRGVCVNAVAPGFIETEMTANLPEEVKAGWNKIIPLGRGGQIADVAAAIAFLVGPDSSYLTGQVIQVDGGMVM
- a CDS encoding DUF177 domain-containing protein, producing MSVLVIELEKLRGGSCRNSGAVDPVELQFADPAELVFEGPLELDVRVSTTDRLSFYVHGTLSYRVSAECRRCLRPVSVERNPEVRGMFAFNEALERLELNDEERELQDIIPLAADSDSLDLTSLVREAVVLDYPHFLLCSESCRGLCPGCGADLNVEACRCHHESDDPRWAKLLGLKKKEDK
- a CDS encoding ketoacyl-ACP synthase III, yielding MGKYLKVLSTGIALPEKVLTNSDLERMVDTSDEWIVTRTGIKERRISEPGISTSDLGAQAAAMALERAGITALDIDLLIVATASGDYLFPSTACVIQSKLGATRATAFDISAACSGFLYGLTIAFSMLSSGFFRRALIVGAETLTKITDYTDRSTCVIFGDGAGAMLVSLAEDGKGMFESHLGSDGTFSGLLNLPAGGTHLPASHETVDNHMHFIKMNGNELFKVAVRSMVETAETILQKAKLTSADIDLLIPHQANIRIIQSLVKRLAIDEGKVYVNIERFGNTSAASIPIAYHEARSRGLIDAEKLLLMLAFGGGITWGGVLLRG
- the fabF gene encoding beta-ketoacyl-ACP synthase II, with product MMTRRVVVTGVGAVTPLGNDVETTWQGLLEGRSGIGPITTFDASAFDTHFAGEIKGFNPELFMDRKETKRTDRFVQYAVAASTMALRDAGIEQVSDPAEQERFGVIIGSGIGGLETHEAQHNRYLAGGPGRISPFYVPMMISDMAAGYVSIHVQAKGPNFCTVSACASAGHAIGAAFRSIRYGESDMMLAGGTECSITPMGLGGFNACKALSTRNDDPQGASRPFDVTRDGFVLGDGSGVVLIEEYEHAVKRGARIYAEVVGVGNTGDAYHITAPAEDGNGASRAMAAAMREGGLSVDDVDYINAHGTSTEHNDQIESLAIRNVFGARAKNGLVVSSTKSMTGHLLGAAGGVEAIFTSLSIYHGIVPPTINYRNPDPKCDLDYCPNQKRSLTIRAALSNSFGFGGHNVSLAFRKI
- the plsX gene encoding phosphate acyltransferase PlsX translates to MKIVLDVMGGDHYPVAPLKGAVEAIEQLDSDFELVLVGDEALIQKHLEKSGSFDRGRIQVVHAPEVVEMGESPTVALRKKKNSSISVGVDLVARKEAQAFVSAGNTGAVMAASFRGLGRIGGISRPGICSVFPTVDKPCVVLDVGANVDSKPLHLLHFAMMGAVYSHKVLGVANPRVGLLNIGEEPSKGDELSIETHKLLSDSPLNFIGNVEGGGIFEGLADVVVCDGFVGNVVLKLSEKVLSLIVNQLRTQIKANPMSALGFLLMKQVFEQMKKTFDYAEYGGAPLLGIDGTTIICHGGSSPRAIRNAIRSARLAVIKNVNELIRESAANYQMDNSTNGKVS
- the fabD gene encoding ACP S-malonyltransferase, producing MSDEVKTAVIFPGQGSQYVGMGRDLFDAFTPVRELFGRASEKLGFDLAKLCFEGPEEELAQTRVTQPAIFVHSVAVFRLLAERGFAPAVAAGHSLGEYSALTAAGFVDFEEAVGLVGLRGRLMQAAGDKAPGAMAAVIGLDNAVIEGLCRDSGEVVVPANLNAPGQVVVSGSVQGVDKVLEAAQKAGARMAKKLKVSGAFHSPLMEYASAPMRERLASANIHAGCIPVVPNVTATAEENPETLRELLVRQIVSPVLWTASINTISGMGIRKFIEVGPGNVLAGLCRRIERELETTSVGTLEQLESYR